One genomic segment of Ricinus communis isolate WT05 ecotype wild-type chromosome 5, ASM1957865v1, whole genome shotgun sequence includes these proteins:
- the LOC8278484 gene encoding uncharacterized protein LOC8278484 produces MKSADTVSGEHQYKKTRPFTLVRFDLVAGGSMGAPTDGLRGRRKSSSRGHHRFVGIRQRPSGRWVAEIKDSLQKVRLWLGTFDTAEEAARAYDDAARALRGDNARTNFELPQSTSNSGGARAGLADNIEPFSFEDVCGTGTEAEGILGALKAKLLDGKGLRVLPPANCDPAVQPGAGAVASTTHNNSVRRELASASDHIVWHGIGTLNPLQVSSNPGYCKADLLIDHGNMVTGHVPAQLHLKTAGRTNLVWSNVPAYEGAWPTQVNHIPESAPFVSGATTTTTGTWQLAGATEPTTDMGYCTVQMPTSSIPKMDATSMRMPHMDGAEEVVWSAEQQLMHCENSGWTGANASWDPFLYVSSVLG; encoded by the coding sequence ATGAAATCTGCAGATACCGTTTCAGGGGAGCACCAGTATAAGAAAACCAGACCCTTTACACTGGTACGGTTCGATTTAGTCGCAGGAGGTAGCATGGGAGCACCAACTGATGGTTTGCGAGGAAGAAGGAAGTCATCATCAAGAGGACACCACAGGTTTGTCGGAATCAGACAGAGACCATCCGGCAGATGGGTTGCAGAGATCAAGGACTCCTTGCAGAAGGTTAGGCTTTGGCTTGGAACTTTTGACACTGCAGAAGAAGCAGCTCGCGCTTATGATGATGCAGCCCGGGCCTTGCGCGGTGATAATGCGCGCACCAACTTTGAATTGCCTCAGTCAACATCAAATTCTGGTGGTGCCCGTGCAGGTCTTGCGGATAACATTGAGCCCTTCTCCTTTGAGGATGTTTGTGGAACGGGGACTGAAGCGGAGGGGATTCTTGGTGCACTCAAGGCCAAGCTGCTCGATGGAAAGGGACTGCGGGTGCTACCGCCAGCTAATTGTGATCCAGCTGTGCAACCTGGTGCTGGTGCTGTTGCAAGTACAACTCACAACAATAGTGTTAGGAGGGAGCTGGCATCAGCAAGTGATCATATTGTTTGGCATGGGATTGGAACTCTGAACCCTCTTCAGGTTTCCAGCAATCCAGGGTATTGTAAGGCTGACCTTCTTATTGATCATGGTAACATGGTGACAGGCCATGTTCCAGCTCAACTACATCTAAAAACTGCTGGTAGAACAAATTTGGTGTGGTCTAATGTACCAGCGTATGAAGGGGCCTGGCCTACACAAGTGAATCATATTCCTGAGAGTGCGCCCTTTGTCTCTGGtgctactactactactactggTACATGGCAACTTGCTGGGGCAACTGAACCAACTACTGATATGGGATACTGTACTGTACAAATGCCAACAAGCAGTATTCCTAAAATGGATGCAACGAGCATGCGTATGCCGCACATGGATGGAGCAGAAGAAGTTGTCTGGTCAGCGGAGCAACAACTGATGCACTGTGAGAACAGCGGATGGACCGGTGCTAATGCCTCTTGGGATCCTTTCCTCTATGTATCCTCAGTGCTAGGGTGA
- the LOC8278485 gene encoding nuclear pore complex protein NUP98A isoform X1: MFGSNPFGQSSSSPFGQSSTSPFGQSSSSAFGSQSVFGQTNNGTNNPFAPKPFGTTTPFGSQTGGSIFGGTSTGMFGAPQTSSPFSSGATFGASSSPSFGGSVPAFGASSSPSFGSSSSFGGSSVFGQKPAFGAFGSATQTSPFGSTSQQSQPAFGSGLFGSTTPFGTSSQPAFGAASNPGFGSTSAPAFGASSAPSFGANSTLGFGANSTPSFGFTSTPTFGSTASAFGVSSSPVFGSGAGFGSSSAPVFGTSGSSGFGASSPAFGTNSSAPGFGVSTSAPAFGSTTTPSFGSAPAFGTSATPSFSFASSPSFGQSTSAFANSPFGTSSPFGTQATTPTFGNTGFGQPAFAGNRGGSRVVPYTATAETDSSSGQPGKLESISAMSVYKDKSHEELRWEDYQSGDKGGPVAPGQSSSGINFATSTAQSNPFAPSNTFAQTSASPFSSSVSSNPFSSKPFGPTSNPTFPSPFNTSSNPFQSTSAFASTSSSAFTSSVAPSPFGTTSSSAFTSTPSLFNSSIGQTNSSPFGNFTSTQSSLSFPSSTPAFTQTSSPFGQVTTSFTPSTASSFTQSSMFSTPSTGFGFSSSTSLMPSTNQGVFPQPSSVPFQLSQPSQPGALNFSNFGQSQAAGTSGFAGSSSIYGQSMFGPLSTTQSSVAVQPAPVTNPFGTLPAMPQMSIGRAGTTPSVQYGISSLPVVDKPAPVRISSLLTSRHLSQRRIRLPARKYNPKHDGPKVPFFCDEEETTGRPKADALFIPRENPRALVIRPTEQWPLRSSAEKAPPLKDASTPVYENGKILEAVDVPSSSGSSAKDKNMSEDGLSKERVHLKLNQKPNGVHEDNSVQKEELYMTLSGHRAGEAAIVYEHGADIEALMPKLRRSDYYTEPRIQELAAKERAEPGFCRHVKDFVVGRHGYGSIKFLGETDVRRLDLESLVQFNNREVIVYTDDSKKPPVGQGLNKPAEVTLLNIKCFDKKTGRQYTEGAKIEKYKEMLKRKAEEQGAEFVSYDPVKGEWKFRVNHFSKYGMGEEEEEEEEEEEDWIVLSARDC; the protein is encoded by the exons ATGTTCGGTTCTAACC CTTTTGGGCAGTCATCTAGTAGCCCTTTTGGGCAGTCTTCTACTAGCCCTTTTGGGCAGTCATCTAGTAGCGCTTTTGGGTCCCAATCGGTCTTCGGCCAGACAAATAATGGAACCAataatccttttgctccaaaaCCATTTGGTACTACAACCCCTTTTGGTTCACAAACAGGGGGTTCCATCTTTGGAGGCACTTCAACTGGAATGTTTGGTGCTCCTCAAACTTCCTCACCATTCTCTTCCGGAGCAACCTTTGGTGCTTCGTCTTCCCCATCTTTTGGAGGGTCAGTTCCTGCATTCGGAGCTTCTTCTTCACCTTCTTTTGGCAGTTCATCGTCATTTGGTG GTTCTTCCGTTTTTGGCCAGAAGCCTGCTTTTGGAGCCTTTGGCTCTGCTACTCAAACTAGTCCATTTGGAAGTACAAGTCAGCAATCACAGCCTGCATTTGGTAGTGGCTTGTTTGGTTCTACAACACCTTTTGGTACATCAAGTCAGCCTGCTTTTGGTGCTGCTAGTAATCCTGGATTTGGTTCGACAAGTGCCCCTGCTTTTGGTGCTAGTAGTGCTCCTTCCTTTGGTGCAAACAGCACTTTGGGTTTTGGTGCTAACAGCACTCCGTCCTTTGGTTTTACAAGTACCCCGACATTTGGCTCAACAGCATCAGCATTTGGAGTGTCCAGCAGCCCGGTATTTGGATCTGGGGCTGGCTTTGGATCTTCAAGCGCACCTGTTTTTGGAACATCAGGCTCCTCTGGTTTTGGTGCTTCCAGTCCTGCTTTTGGTACTAATTCAAGCGCTCCTGGATTTGGTGTGTCTACTAGTGCTCCTGCCTTTGGGTCTACGACTACTCCTTCCTTTGGAAGTGCCCCTGCTTTTGGGACTTCAGCTACCCCATCCTTTAGCTTcgcatcaagtccatcttttgGCCAATCAACTTCTGCATTTGCAAATAGTCCATTTGGAACCAGTTCTCCATTTG GAACCCAAGCTACAACACCAACATTTGGGAACACTGGTTTTGGGCAGCCAGCATTTGCAGGGAATCGTGGGGGAAGTAGAGTAGTGCCCTACACTGCAACAGCTGAAACAGACAGCAGCAGTGGTCAGCCTGGAAAATTGGAGTCTATATCAGCCATGTCTGTGTACAAAGATAAAAGCCATGAAGAACTGAGGTGGGAAGATTATCAATCCGGAGATAAAG GTGGACCAGTCGCTCCTGGTCAATCCTCCAGCGGGATTAACTTTGCTACATCTACTGCACAGTcgaatccttttgctccatcAAACACATTTGCACAGACATCTGCTAgtcccttttcttcttcagtttCTTCCAATCCGTTTTCTTCAAAGCCTTTTGGACCTACAAGTAATCCTACATTTCCTTCACCTTTTAACACTTCATCCAACCCTTTTCAGTCAACCTCAGCTTTTGCATCGACATCATCTTCTGCATTTACATCCAGTGTAGCCCCATCACCTTTTGGGACAACTAGTTCATCTGCTTTTACTTCAACACCATCCTTGTTTAATTCTAGCATAGGGCAGACAAATTCTTCACCTTTTGGAAATTTTACAAGTACTCAATCATCTCTCTCATTCCCATCCTCCACACCTGCCTTTACACAGACAAGTTCTCCATTTGGACAAGTGACCACTTCTTTTACACCGAGTACTGCCTCTTCTTTTACCCAGTCAAGCATGTTCAGTACTCCTTCCACTGGTTTTGGATTCTCAAGCTCTACATCTCTGATGCCTTCAACTAACCAAGGGGTGTTTCCCCAACCATCt TCTGTGCCTTTTCAATTGTCTCAACCTTCTCAGCCTGGTGCTCTTAACTTCAGCAATTTCGGTCAGTCACAAGCAG CTGGTACAAGTGGTTTTGCTGGTTCATCAAGTATTTATGGTCAGTCCATGTTTGGACCATT ATCTACCACACAGAGTTCTGTTGCTGTTCAGCCAGCACCTGTTACAAATCCATTTGGGACACTCCCTGCAATGCCTCAAATGTCTATTGGTCGAGCTGGAACTACACCTTCCGTTCAATATGGGATCTCTAGCTTGCCT GTTGTTGATAAACCTGCTCCTGTTAGAATATCATCCTTGTTGACTTCTAGGCACTTGTCACAAAGGCGGATCAGGTTACCAGCAAGGAAATATAATCCTAAGCATGATGGTCCAAAG GTTCCATTTTTCTgtgatgaagaagaaacaactGGCAGACCAAAGGCAGATGCTCTATTTATTCCTCGGGAAAACCCAAGGGCTCTGGTCATTCGTCCAACAGAGCAGTGGCCCTTGAGATCCAGTGCAGAAAAAGCTCCTCCATTGAAGGATGCATCTACTCCTGTGTATGAGAATG gCAAAATTTTAGAAGCTGTGGATGTTCCTTCTTCAAGTGGTTCTAGTGCTAAAGATA AGAATATGAGTGAAGATGGCCTTAGTAAGGAGCGAGTGCATTTGAAACTCAACCAGAAACCTAATGGAGTTCACGAGGATAATTCTGTTCAGAAAGAGGAGTTGTATATGACGCTTAGCGGTCACAGAGCTGGTGAAGCTGCAATTGTTTATGAGCATGGGGCTGACATTGAGGCACTAATGCCAAAACTACGGAGATCTGACTACTACACAGAGCCGCGAATCCAAGAATTGGCTGCCAAGGAAAGGGCTGAACCAGGGTTCTGCCGCCATGTTAAGGACTTTGTGGTTGGACGTCATGGTTATGGCAGCATTAAGTTTTTGGGTGAGACAGATGTGCGCCGGCTTGATCTAGAGTCCCTTGTGCAGTTTAACAACCGGGAGGTGATAGTATACACAGATGACAGCAAGAAGCCACCTGTTGGACAGGGTCTCAACAAACCTGCAGAGGTAACACTTCTTAACATCAAATGCTTTGACAAAAAGACTGGGCGGCAGTATACCGAAGGCgcaaaaattgagaaatacaAGGAGATGCTGAAAAGAAAGGCTGAGGAGCAAGGTGCCGAATTTGTGTCGTACGATCCTGTAAAAGGAGAATGGAAGTTCAGGGTCAACCATTTCAGCAAGTACGGTAtgggggaagaagaagaagaagaagaagaagaagaagaagactgGATTGTGCTATCTGCCAGAGATTGCTAA
- the LOC8278485 gene encoding nuclear pore complex protein NUP98A isoform X2 — translation MFGSNPFGQSSSSPFGQSSTSPFGQSSSSAFGSQSVFGQTNNGTNNPFAPKPFGTTTPFGSQTGGSIFGGTSTGMFGAPQTSSPFSSGATFGASSSPSFGGSVPAFGASSSPSFGSSSSFGGSSVFGQKPAFGAFGSATQTSPFGSTSQQSQPAFGSGLFGSTTPFGTSSQPAFGAASNPGFGSTSAPAFGASSAPSFGANSTLGFGANSTPSFGFTSTPTFGSTASAFGVSSSPVFGSGAGFGSSSAPVFGTSGSSGFGASSPAFGTNSSAPGFGVSTSAPAFGSTTTPSFGSAPAFGTSATPSFSFASSPSFGQSTSAFANSPFGTSSPFGTQATTPTFGNTGFGQPAFAGNRGGSRVVPYTATAETDSSSGQPGKLESISAMSVYKDKSHEELRWEDYQSGDKGGPVAPGQSSSGINFATSTAQSNPFAPSNTFAQTSASPFSSSVSSNPFSSKPFGPTSNPTFPSPFNTSSNPFQSTSAFASTSSSAFTSSVAPSPFGTTSSSAFTSTPSLFNSSIGQTNSSPFGNFTSTQSSLSFPSSTPAFTQTSSPFGQVTTSFTPSTASSFTQSSMFSTPSTGFGFSSSTSLMPSTNQGVFPQPSPGALNFSNFGQSQAAGTSGFAGSSSIYGQSMFGPLSTTQSSVAVQPAPVTNPFGTLPAMPQMSIGRAGTTPSVQYGISSLPVVDKPAPVRISSLLTSRHLSQRRIRLPARKYNPKHDGPKVPFFCDEEETTGRPKADALFIPRENPRALVIRPTEQWPLRSSAEKAPPLKDASTPVYENGKILEAVDVPSSSGSSAKDKNMSEDGLSKERVHLKLNQKPNGVHEDNSVQKEELYMTLSGHRAGEAAIVYEHGADIEALMPKLRRSDYYTEPRIQELAAKERAEPGFCRHVKDFVVGRHGYGSIKFLGETDVRRLDLESLVQFNNREVIVYTDDSKKPPVGQGLNKPAEVTLLNIKCFDKKTGRQYTEGAKIEKYKEMLKRKAEEQGAEFVSYDPVKGEWKFRVNHFSKYGMGEEEEEEEEEEEDWIVLSARDC, via the exons ATGTTCGGTTCTAACC CTTTTGGGCAGTCATCTAGTAGCCCTTTTGGGCAGTCTTCTACTAGCCCTTTTGGGCAGTCATCTAGTAGCGCTTTTGGGTCCCAATCGGTCTTCGGCCAGACAAATAATGGAACCAataatccttttgctccaaaaCCATTTGGTACTACAACCCCTTTTGGTTCACAAACAGGGGGTTCCATCTTTGGAGGCACTTCAACTGGAATGTTTGGTGCTCCTCAAACTTCCTCACCATTCTCTTCCGGAGCAACCTTTGGTGCTTCGTCTTCCCCATCTTTTGGAGGGTCAGTTCCTGCATTCGGAGCTTCTTCTTCACCTTCTTTTGGCAGTTCATCGTCATTTGGTG GTTCTTCCGTTTTTGGCCAGAAGCCTGCTTTTGGAGCCTTTGGCTCTGCTACTCAAACTAGTCCATTTGGAAGTACAAGTCAGCAATCACAGCCTGCATTTGGTAGTGGCTTGTTTGGTTCTACAACACCTTTTGGTACATCAAGTCAGCCTGCTTTTGGTGCTGCTAGTAATCCTGGATTTGGTTCGACAAGTGCCCCTGCTTTTGGTGCTAGTAGTGCTCCTTCCTTTGGTGCAAACAGCACTTTGGGTTTTGGTGCTAACAGCACTCCGTCCTTTGGTTTTACAAGTACCCCGACATTTGGCTCAACAGCATCAGCATTTGGAGTGTCCAGCAGCCCGGTATTTGGATCTGGGGCTGGCTTTGGATCTTCAAGCGCACCTGTTTTTGGAACATCAGGCTCCTCTGGTTTTGGTGCTTCCAGTCCTGCTTTTGGTACTAATTCAAGCGCTCCTGGATTTGGTGTGTCTACTAGTGCTCCTGCCTTTGGGTCTACGACTACTCCTTCCTTTGGAAGTGCCCCTGCTTTTGGGACTTCAGCTACCCCATCCTTTAGCTTcgcatcaagtccatcttttgGCCAATCAACTTCTGCATTTGCAAATAGTCCATTTGGAACCAGTTCTCCATTTG GAACCCAAGCTACAACACCAACATTTGGGAACACTGGTTTTGGGCAGCCAGCATTTGCAGGGAATCGTGGGGGAAGTAGAGTAGTGCCCTACACTGCAACAGCTGAAACAGACAGCAGCAGTGGTCAGCCTGGAAAATTGGAGTCTATATCAGCCATGTCTGTGTACAAAGATAAAAGCCATGAAGAACTGAGGTGGGAAGATTATCAATCCGGAGATAAAG GTGGACCAGTCGCTCCTGGTCAATCCTCCAGCGGGATTAACTTTGCTACATCTACTGCACAGTcgaatccttttgctccatcAAACACATTTGCACAGACATCTGCTAgtcccttttcttcttcagtttCTTCCAATCCGTTTTCTTCAAAGCCTTTTGGACCTACAAGTAATCCTACATTTCCTTCACCTTTTAACACTTCATCCAACCCTTTTCAGTCAACCTCAGCTTTTGCATCGACATCATCTTCTGCATTTACATCCAGTGTAGCCCCATCACCTTTTGGGACAACTAGTTCATCTGCTTTTACTTCAACACCATCCTTGTTTAATTCTAGCATAGGGCAGACAAATTCTTCACCTTTTGGAAATTTTACAAGTACTCAATCATCTCTCTCATTCCCATCCTCCACACCTGCCTTTACACAGACAAGTTCTCCATTTGGACAAGTGACCACTTCTTTTACACCGAGTACTGCCTCTTCTTTTACCCAGTCAAGCATGTTCAGTACTCCTTCCACTGGTTTTGGATTCTCAAGCTCTACATCTCTGATGCCTTCAACTAACCAAGGGGTGTTTCCCCAACCATCt CCTGGTGCTCTTAACTTCAGCAATTTCGGTCAGTCACAAGCAG CTGGTACAAGTGGTTTTGCTGGTTCATCAAGTATTTATGGTCAGTCCATGTTTGGACCATT ATCTACCACACAGAGTTCTGTTGCTGTTCAGCCAGCACCTGTTACAAATCCATTTGGGACACTCCCTGCAATGCCTCAAATGTCTATTGGTCGAGCTGGAACTACACCTTCCGTTCAATATGGGATCTCTAGCTTGCCT GTTGTTGATAAACCTGCTCCTGTTAGAATATCATCCTTGTTGACTTCTAGGCACTTGTCACAAAGGCGGATCAGGTTACCAGCAAGGAAATATAATCCTAAGCATGATGGTCCAAAG GTTCCATTTTTCTgtgatgaagaagaaacaactGGCAGACCAAAGGCAGATGCTCTATTTATTCCTCGGGAAAACCCAAGGGCTCTGGTCATTCGTCCAACAGAGCAGTGGCCCTTGAGATCCAGTGCAGAAAAAGCTCCTCCATTGAAGGATGCATCTACTCCTGTGTATGAGAATG gCAAAATTTTAGAAGCTGTGGATGTTCCTTCTTCAAGTGGTTCTAGTGCTAAAGATA AGAATATGAGTGAAGATGGCCTTAGTAAGGAGCGAGTGCATTTGAAACTCAACCAGAAACCTAATGGAGTTCACGAGGATAATTCTGTTCAGAAAGAGGAGTTGTATATGACGCTTAGCGGTCACAGAGCTGGTGAAGCTGCAATTGTTTATGAGCATGGGGCTGACATTGAGGCACTAATGCCAAAACTACGGAGATCTGACTACTACACAGAGCCGCGAATCCAAGAATTGGCTGCCAAGGAAAGGGCTGAACCAGGGTTCTGCCGCCATGTTAAGGACTTTGTGGTTGGACGTCATGGTTATGGCAGCATTAAGTTTTTGGGTGAGACAGATGTGCGCCGGCTTGATCTAGAGTCCCTTGTGCAGTTTAACAACCGGGAGGTGATAGTATACACAGATGACAGCAAGAAGCCACCTGTTGGACAGGGTCTCAACAAACCTGCAGAGGTAACACTTCTTAACATCAAATGCTTTGACAAAAAGACTGGGCGGCAGTATACCGAAGGCgcaaaaattgagaaatacaAGGAGATGCTGAAAAGAAAGGCTGAGGAGCAAGGTGCCGAATTTGTGTCGTACGATCCTGTAAAAGGAGAATGGAAGTTCAGGGTCAACCATTTCAGCAAGTACGGTAtgggggaagaagaagaagaagaagaagaagaagaagaagactgGATTGTGCTATCTGCCAGAGATTGCTAA
- the LOC8278485 gene encoding nuclear pore complex protein NUP98A isoform X3, with product MFGSNPFGQSSSSPFGQSSTSPFGQSSSSAFGSQSVFGQTNNGTNNPFAPKPFGTTTPFGSQTGGSIFGGTSTGMFGAPQTSSPFSSGATFGASSSPSFGGSVPAFGASSSPSFGSSSSFGGSSVFGQKPAFGAFGSATQTSPFGSTSQQSQPAFGSGLFGSTTPFGTSSQPAFGAASNPGFGSTSAPAFGASSAPSFGANSTLGFGANSTPSFGFTSTPTFGSTASAFGVSSSPVFGSGAGFGSSSAPVFGTSGSSGFGASSPAFGTNSSAPGFGVSTSAPAFGSTTTPSFGSAPAFGTSATPSFSFASSPSFGQSTSAFANSPFGTSSPFGTQATTPTFGNTGFGQPAFAGNRGGSRVVPYTATAETDSSSGQPGKLESISAMSVYKDKSHEELRWEDYQSGDKGGPVAPGQSSSGINFATSTAQSNPFAPSNTFAQTSASPFSSSVSSNPFSSKPFGPTSNPTFPSPFNTSSNPFQSTSAFASTSSSAFTSSVAPSPFGTTSSSAFTSTPSLFNSSIGQTNSSPFGNFTSTQSSLSFPSSTPAFTQTSSPFGQVTTSFTPSTASSFTQSSMFSTPSTGFGFSSSTSLMPSTNQGVFPQPSLSQSVPFQLSQPSQPGALNFSNFGQSQAAGTSGFAGSSSIYGQSMFGPLSTTQSSVAVQPAPVTNPFGTLPAMPQMSIGRAGTTPSVQYGISSLPVVDKPAPVRISSLLTSRHLSQRRIRLPARKYNPKHDGPKVPFFCDEEETTGRPKADALFIPRENPRALVIRPTEQWPLRSSAEKAPPLKDASTPVYENGKILEAVDVPSSSGSSAKDKNMSEDGLSKERVHLKLNQKPNGVHEDNSVQKEELYMTLSGHRAGEAAIVYEHGADIEALMPKLRRSDYYTEPRIQELAAKERAEPGFCRHVKDFVVGRHGYGSIKFLGETDVRRLDLESLVQFNNREVIVYTDDSKKPPVGQGLNKPAEVTLLNIKCFDKKTGRQYTEGAKIEKYKEMLKRKAEEQGAEFVSYDPVKGEWKFRVNHFSKYGMGEEEEEEEEEEEDWIVLSARDC from the exons ATGTTCGGTTCTAACC CTTTTGGGCAGTCATCTAGTAGCCCTTTTGGGCAGTCTTCTACTAGCCCTTTTGGGCAGTCATCTAGTAGCGCTTTTGGGTCCCAATCGGTCTTCGGCCAGACAAATAATGGAACCAataatccttttgctccaaaaCCATTTGGTACTACAACCCCTTTTGGTTCACAAACAGGGGGTTCCATCTTTGGAGGCACTTCAACTGGAATGTTTGGTGCTCCTCAAACTTCCTCACCATTCTCTTCCGGAGCAACCTTTGGTGCTTCGTCTTCCCCATCTTTTGGAGGGTCAGTTCCTGCATTCGGAGCTTCTTCTTCACCTTCTTTTGGCAGTTCATCGTCATTTGGTG GTTCTTCCGTTTTTGGCCAGAAGCCTGCTTTTGGAGCCTTTGGCTCTGCTACTCAAACTAGTCCATTTGGAAGTACAAGTCAGCAATCACAGCCTGCATTTGGTAGTGGCTTGTTTGGTTCTACAACACCTTTTGGTACATCAAGTCAGCCTGCTTTTGGTGCTGCTAGTAATCCTGGATTTGGTTCGACAAGTGCCCCTGCTTTTGGTGCTAGTAGTGCTCCTTCCTTTGGTGCAAACAGCACTTTGGGTTTTGGTGCTAACAGCACTCCGTCCTTTGGTTTTACAAGTACCCCGACATTTGGCTCAACAGCATCAGCATTTGGAGTGTCCAGCAGCCCGGTATTTGGATCTGGGGCTGGCTTTGGATCTTCAAGCGCACCTGTTTTTGGAACATCAGGCTCCTCTGGTTTTGGTGCTTCCAGTCCTGCTTTTGGTACTAATTCAAGCGCTCCTGGATTTGGTGTGTCTACTAGTGCTCCTGCCTTTGGGTCTACGACTACTCCTTCCTTTGGAAGTGCCCCTGCTTTTGGGACTTCAGCTACCCCATCCTTTAGCTTcgcatcaagtccatcttttgGCCAATCAACTTCTGCATTTGCAAATAGTCCATTTGGAACCAGTTCTCCATTTG GAACCCAAGCTACAACACCAACATTTGGGAACACTGGTTTTGGGCAGCCAGCATTTGCAGGGAATCGTGGGGGAAGTAGAGTAGTGCCCTACACTGCAACAGCTGAAACAGACAGCAGCAGTGGTCAGCCTGGAAAATTGGAGTCTATATCAGCCATGTCTGTGTACAAAGATAAAAGCCATGAAGAACTGAGGTGGGAAGATTATCAATCCGGAGATAAAG GTGGACCAGTCGCTCCTGGTCAATCCTCCAGCGGGATTAACTTTGCTACATCTACTGCACAGTcgaatccttttgctccatcAAACACATTTGCACAGACATCTGCTAgtcccttttcttcttcagtttCTTCCAATCCGTTTTCTTCAAAGCCTTTTGGACCTACAAGTAATCCTACATTTCCTTCACCTTTTAACACTTCATCCAACCCTTTTCAGTCAACCTCAGCTTTTGCATCGACATCATCTTCTGCATTTACATCCAGTGTAGCCCCATCACCTTTTGGGACAACTAGTTCATCTGCTTTTACTTCAACACCATCCTTGTTTAATTCTAGCATAGGGCAGACAAATTCTTCACCTTTTGGAAATTTTACAAGTACTCAATCATCTCTCTCATTCCCATCCTCCACACCTGCCTTTACACAGACAAGTTCTCCATTTGGACAAGTGACCACTTCTTTTACACCGAGTACTGCCTCTTCTTTTACCCAGTCAAGCATGTTCAGTACTCCTTCCACTGGTTTTGGATTCTCAAGCTCTACATCTCTGATGCCTTCAACTAACCAAGGGGTGTTTCCCCAACCATCt TTGTCTCAGTCTGTGCCTTTTCAATTGTCTCAACCTTCTCAGCCTGGTGCTCTTAACTTCAGCAATTTCGGTCAGTCACAAGCAG CTGGTACAAGTGGTTTTGCTGGTTCATCAAGTATTTATGGTCAGTCCATGTTTGGACCATT ATCTACCACACAGAGTTCTGTTGCTGTTCAGCCAGCACCTGTTACAAATCCATTTGGGACACTCCCTGCAATGCCTCAAATGTCTATTGGTCGAGCTGGAACTACACCTTCCGTTCAATATGGGATCTCTAGCTTGCCT GTTGTTGATAAACCTGCTCCTGTTAGAATATCATCCTTGTTGACTTCTAGGCACTTGTCACAAAGGCGGATCAGGTTACCAGCAAGGAAATATAATCCTAAGCATGATGGTCCAAAG GTTCCATTTTTCTgtgatgaagaagaaacaactGGCAGACCAAAGGCAGATGCTCTATTTATTCCTCGGGAAAACCCAAGGGCTCTGGTCATTCGTCCAACAGAGCAGTGGCCCTTGAGATCCAGTGCAGAAAAAGCTCCTCCATTGAAGGATGCATCTACTCCTGTGTATGAGAATG gCAAAATTTTAGAAGCTGTGGATGTTCCTTCTTCAAGTGGTTCTAGTGCTAAAGATA AGAATATGAGTGAAGATGGCCTTAGTAAGGAGCGAGTGCATTTGAAACTCAACCAGAAACCTAATGGAGTTCACGAGGATAATTCTGTTCAGAAAGAGGAGTTGTATATGACGCTTAGCGGTCACAGAGCTGGTGAAGCTGCAATTGTTTATGAGCATGGGGCTGACATTGAGGCACTAATGCCAAAACTACGGAGATCTGACTACTACACAGAGCCGCGAATCCAAGAATTGGCTGCCAAGGAAAGGGCTGAACCAGGGTTCTGCCGCCATGTTAAGGACTTTGTGGTTGGACGTCATGGTTATGGCAGCATTAAGTTTTTGGGTGAGACAGATGTGCGCCGGCTTGATCTAGAGTCCCTTGTGCAGTTTAACAACCGGGAGGTGATAGTATACACAGATGACAGCAAGAAGCCACCTGTTGGACAGGGTCTCAACAAACCTGCAGAGGTAACACTTCTTAACATCAAATGCTTTGACAAAAAGACTGGGCGGCAGTATACCGAAGGCgcaaaaattgagaaatacaAGGAGATGCTGAAAAGAAAGGCTGAGGAGCAAGGTGCCGAATTTGTGTCGTACGATCCTGTAAAAGGAGAATGGAAGTTCAGGGTCAACCATTTCAGCAAGTACGGTAtgggggaagaagaagaagaagaagaagaagaagaagaagactgGATTGTGCTATCTGCCAGAGATTGCTAA